The DNA segment AAAAAACGGAACTGGTGGATAGAAAAAGTTTGTAAGTTTTGATTCCTTTACCCCTCACGGGGATGGAAACCAATAAAATGCAAGAAACGATAATGCGAGCAACAAAACGGTTTTGATTCCTTTACCCCTCACGGGGATGGAAACTTCGGCCTGGCGTTTGAGTCTTTCAATCTCTTCAGGTTTTGATTCCTTTACCCCTCACGGGGATGGAAACCTTCAAACTGGTTATCAATAGGAACGTAAACCAAAAGTTTTGATTCCTTTACCCCTCACGGGGATGGAAACTGGATTTAATTTTAATGTATCTCTAAGGTAACAAGCCCGGTTTTGATTCCTTTACCCCTCACGGGGATGGAAACCATTGGAATTTGCCAAATTAAATGCGGCTTTTTTTTGTTTTGATTCCTTTACCCCTCACGGGGATGGAAACATAATCAATAGCGGGATTTAGTAGCGGTGATGTAATGCGATCGCACAGTAAAACCACTATTGAAACTTAAGGGAAGTTGCGATCGCTTAAGTTAAAGTTGGAATAAAATAATGCAGGCGATCGCACATGATTAAATAGAGAAGTAATCGCCATCAACAAAATACCTATGGATTGGCTACCTACAATTGATTTATCCCACCTTTGGGATTTAGTTATTGCCCAAACTCCAACACCTACAACCACACCTTCACCAGTGGTAAATCCGGCAAAAAATATCAATGATATTGAACTACTCAAAAGCCAGTTAGAATTTCTCAAGGCTACCAATGGTCAACTAGGTGAAAGCTTTAACAGATTTGTTGCTGCAATGCAATTTACCTTAGTAGTATTTGCATTTTTGGGTGGGTTTTTAGCCTTTGCTATAGGTAAAAATTTAGATGATGCGAAAAAATTAGCCAGTCAATTAATTAACCGAGAAGTAGAAAATAAAATTACAGATTTAGTCCAGTCTGAGGTTGAGAGTGTCAAGCGTTCTTTGCAGCGCGAAAGAGTAATTGGTTCAACAGTGGTTGATTATTACTTACCCAGTGATGATACAACAGAACCCGATGATTGTAAGCTATTGCGAACTAGAGGCTTTGCTAAAGTCAGGTTTTGCAATCAAAAGCGCAAGCCCAAAAAGCCACTAGGAGATGTTTTAGTTTTAGATTTGATTAATTCCAAGCTATTGGAAGGACAGGACTTTATTGGATTATCAGATAAAGAAGCTGAAAATAAGCGGGAAGAAAAGGTAAAAATCCAAATTGATGCTATTTTGCCTTTGATGGAAAAAACAACAGTGCTGGTAATTTATGTAAAAGGAAGGTTTAGAGAAATTGATAATTTAGCTGCACGAGTTGATTATTATTATGTTCCAGTAAATGCGCCTATAAGCTTAATGGGAATTGTCGCTGATTCTGCTTACGTTGCTTATGGTGAAAAGCAATAACAAATAAACCTTCCTTATTATTGAATTGAAATTTATATCGAGATATATCAACTTATTTAGATGGTTTTTTAGGAACCCGTTCCCAAGGTTTTGGTGGTTCTACAGGTTTAGGTGCTTCGGGTTGAGAATTTTTTATCGGCTTGGGAGAATCTGGTATTCTAGGACGTTGTAAATTTTTGGAATCTTCTGATTTCTTCGGTTCTATTAATTTGGGTGGTATAGGTTTAGTAGGTTTGAGTGATTGAGGACTTTCTAATGTTTTTATGTCTTCTGTTTTCTGAGGTTTTACTATTTTGGGAGTCTCTATAACTTTAGGAATTTTTCGCACTACCACTTCTGTTGATATACCTGGTGAAATATCAGTATCATCATCATCATCTACTGTTTTGTAATAACGCATTAAGCGTTGCGACCAGCCTAAGATTTGGATGATTACTAAAGGCTTTTTTTCATAAGATTTGAGGTATTGATTACAAACTTCATTAATACTTTCATAGTAAGTAGTTGTTTTTTTACTATGCCCAATTGTTTTTCCATGTTCAACTAATTGTTCAATATATGTAAAAAACCTTGATGGTTTTCTTAATGTTTTATCAACATACGAATTTTGCTTAATTTTTGCGTCAAGATAAGTAATCAATTTACTTAACTCAGTGCTAATACCTTCTTTACCAGGTTCAATACGTTTTTGCTCATTATTCAAAAACTTAGCAATTTTATGAGCTATTTGTAAATGTTCGTCAGTTATAAAATAGTTAATATTGGCCATATTCTTTAATTAATAACTTTCATAAGGTATGCGATTTGTAGAAGAATTGAGAATTTCTGATAATTTTTGTAATTGAGTTTGGGCAATTAACGATTCGTGTGCTTGTTGAATTTTACTTTGTATGAAAGCTTGCAAAGATTCATCAGTTAAGAGTTGACTAGATGGTAAACTTAAAGACGTATAGCGATTATATAAATCAGCTTGATTTTGTACTATTTCTGCTTCAGTGATGGCTACTGTCATACTTCCCATTCCTATGGGTTTACCAGCACCGACCTTTAAGACTAGGGGATAATTTTTATCTTGCCCTAAAGCAATCAGCAAAGCTCCTAATTCTTCTGGTTTGAGATTTTTAAAATTTAATTGAGTGCTAAATTCATCATTTCTAAATGCTACTTGTACAGGAATCCCGTTATCTAAACCTTTGTCGATGGAATTTTTCATATTATAATAAAATTTCCAACCAACAGTTTTACCATCATTATTATAATATGCTTGGTTTTCATCAGGTCTAGGTCGCCAAAGATTAGGCATAAAACCAACTTCAGAACCTGTTATTTCACAATGAGCATCTTGAATTGTGATTAACCCTTGCCATCCCCATTTTTCACCAGATGCACCAAAAACTATACTA comes from the Nostoc sp. PCC 7120 = FACHB-418 genome and includes:
- a CDS encoding RAMP superfamily CRISPR-associated protein, encoding MARNSSRSQNFGGSNQERGPRPYDFVYFPTTPPTQNQPPGHHKYLPNHLHGTLFLTLTVQTTLHISTGVVLLGEDINQADIPLIKTMVQGNDNELLIQGSSLKGCIRSVYEAITNSRVGVKPKQPNEYPEERLPAKEKNQLCPASIVFGASGEKWGWQGLITIQDAHCEITGSEVGFMPNLWRPRPDENQAYYNNDGKTVGWKFYYNMKNSIDKGLDNGIPVQVAFRNDEFSTQLNFKNLKPEELGALLIALGQDKNYPLVLKVGAGKPIGMGSMTVAITEAEIVQNQADLYNRYTSLSLPSSQLLTDESLQAFIQSKIQQAHESLIAQTQLQKLSEILNSSTNRIPYESY